Sequence from the Rhizobium etli 8C-3 genome:
TTCACGAAATCCGAGCCGGAATTGTCGTAGATGTCTTGCAGCCGCTTGCGCAATGTCGGCTCAGGCTCGGAGAGGTTCATGCGTACCTGGCGAAGCGTCTGCTCCTTCTCGTCCGTGTGACCGGACAGGCAGACGTCGGCGATGAGCGCCGTCAGCAACTGGAGAGCTGACGCTCGAAAGAAGTCGTCACGGACACCGCGCGGGCCGCCGCTGTCACTCATGATCCATGAGGCGACCGAGGCGATATCCTCTTCCTTGGTTCCGCCGAAACGTCCGACCCAGTCCAGGACGTTAAAGCCGATGTCCGGCTTCCTCGGATCGAGAACGAACACGTCCCTTCCCGCTCCGCCGCGATGCGCGGAGACCATCGGTGCGACCTCGTTCGATGGATCGAGCACGATAAGCGTTCCGCCCCACTTGAGTGCCGTCGGGATCGTCACCGACGTCGTCTTGAAACCGCCGGAACCGGCAAAGACAATCCCGTGCGACGAGCCGAACGAGCCATCGAAGCACAGCAACGGCGACTTGCCACCGGCGCCCCAGGTCTCAGCGCTGTCGGCGCGAAACGCTTGGCTCGCGACACTGTCTTTGTCGATCCGATAGCGCTCGCCAATGACGATGCCACCAGTATCGGGAAACAACTTTGCCGCCTCTGTGAGCTTCATCCAATCCGCTTCGCCATGGAGCGCCCGCTTGCCCTGAATGCGTTTCGGCTCGGCCCTTGCGAAGGCGGCATTGCCGATGAGCGCGACGCGGAGTGCGAAGCAGGCACATAACAGCCCCGCACTCGCTCCGATCGACGTTGCCGGATCGAGAAAGGCCAAGACCGTCTTGTCGGCGGACAGCGTCTTCATGAAAGCGGAAAGGCGCATTGTTTCGCGGAGTGTTGCGATCAGGATCGTCCCGCTGCATCCCGCAACGACGCCCCAACCGGCCTGTTTGATATTGATCGAGCCGGCGGTCGCGAACAGGAACAAGATGCCGACCGCGGCACTTGCGAGATAGGGAAGCGCGATCCCTGCCCGCCCCCATGCCAAGCGTGCGGTCTCGGTTTTCCCGAACCCGGATAGCCAATGTTCGATCCCGGTCATTCCGATGACGACCAGGATCATCAACGCCGCTGGCAAGATGACGAGCGCAATCCTATTGATCGTCATTGCCTAACGCCTCCACGCCGAGTGCGGTGAGCCTGGATCGCTCGCCATCGTCACCCTTGATGCGGCGCGCTGCATCGATCAGCGCGCCCAGCACCAGCGCTCGCTTCTCGTAGCGAAGACCCGCCTTGACGATCAGGCCGCCGAGCTCGATTTTTTCGCGCGTGTCCTTCTTGCGGGCGTCGGATGTCATCGTCCTGCTCATCCGTTCAAGCCTCGCCAGTCCCGCCTGCATTCGGGCCAGACGCGACCGCCGTGGTTGAAGTTGCGCCGCTGCCATCGCCTGCCCCCTTTTTCCCTCCGGTCGTACCGCCCTGCCCTCCGCGAAATCGCCTGTTCAGCTGGTCAAACGCTGCCTGAAGCTCCGCCTCGTCAATCTCGATGTCGCCAAGGCCCGCCTTGAGCGCGATCCGGCCGATGCGTTCCGCTTCCCGTGTCTCGGCTATCTTGAGCTGCTCCTGCAGTTTGGCAATTTCGTCGCGGATTTTCGCGGATGGCTTCTTCATTCCGATTGTCTCCCTGGCTGAGAAAGCGTGTCTTTCGAAGCCAGTTTTTCGGAACAGAGTGCGGAACGCACTACTGTGAATCCTACAATCGCCAACGGCGATGCTTTGGTGGATCATCCCGGCCGTTCCGAAGGAGCGGCTTCCAAGGGGCTTCCAAGGGCGCAATTATACGTCGCTGGCGCGACGTGTTGCTGGAGAGCCTGGCGGGGCCGCCGCTCCCAACGAACGCATTGATTTCGTTCGCAACCGGGAAAGAACTCCGCCGTGGCCGTCCCTCACTTCTCCGTCAGCGTCGTCGCCCGTGGCTCCGGCCGCAGCGCCGTCCTGTCGGCGGCCTACCGGCACTGCGCTAAGATGGAGTTCGAGCGGGAAGCCCGGACGATCGACTACACGCGAAAGCAGGGGCTCCTGCATGAGGAGTTCGTGATCCCTGCCGACGCGCCGGAATGGGTGCGCAGCATGATTGCCGATCGCTCGATCGCCGGCGCATCCGAGGCTTTCTGGAACAAGGTGGAGGTATTCGAAAAGCGCTCCGATGCCCAGCTTGCCAAGGATGTCACCATCGCGCTGCCAATAGAGCTGACGGCCGCGCAGAACATTGCGCTCGTCCGGGATTTCGTGGAGCGGCACATCACCGCGAAGGGCATGGTCGCCGACTGGGTCTATCACGACGCCCCAGGCAATCCGCATGTGCATCTGATGACGACATTGCGGCCGCTCACCGAAGACGGCTTCGGCTCGAAGAAGGTCGCGGTTCTCGCCCCGGACGGCAAGCCGATCCGCAATGACGCCGGCAAGATCGTCTATGAGCTATGGGCCGGCAGCACTGAGGATTTCAATGCGTTTCGCGACGGCTGGTTTGCCTGCCAGAACAAACATCTGGCGCTTGCTGGCTTGGATGTCCGGATCGATGGTCGTTCCTTCGAAAAGCAAGGTATTGACCTCGTGCCAACCATTCACCTCGGCGCCGGCGCCAAAGCCATCGAGCGCAAGGCCGAGAAGTCCGATCGGACGCAGGAGACCTCGGCGAGCAAGCTCGAACGCGTCGAGCTTCAGGAGCAGCGCCGCAGCGAGAATGCGCGGCGCATCCAGCGCCGTCCGGAGATCGTGCTTGACCTGATCACCCGGGAGAGGAGCGTCTTCGACGAACGCGATGTTGCGAAGGTCTTGTATCGCTATATCGACGATGCCGCTCTGTTCCAGAGCCTGATGGCGAGGATCCTGCAGAGCCCGGAGGCCCTCCGCCTCGAACGCGAGCGGATCAACTTTGCGACTGGTATTCGGACACCCGCCAAGTACACGACGCGGGAGATGATCCGGCTTGAAGTCGAGATGGCCACTCGCGCGATCTGGCTCTCCGGTCGCGCCTCCCATGGAGTCCGTGAGGCGGTGCTGCAGGCGACCTTTGCGCGTCATTCCCGTCTGTCGGATGAGCAGCGAACGGCAATCGAGGATGTAGCCGGGGCCACGCGGATTGCCGCTGTCATCGGCCGCGCCGGCGCCGGCAAGACGACGATGATGAAGGCTGCGCGCGAGGCGTGGGAAACGGCCGGCTATCGTGTGGTCGGCGGAGCGTTGGCTGGCAAAGCCGCCGAAGGTTTGGAGAAGGAAGCTGGCATCGTTTCCCGCACGCTGTCGTCGTGGGAGCTTCGCTGGAACCAGGGTCGCAACCAGCTCGACGACAAGACTGTTTTCGTACTCGACGAGGCCGGTATGGTGTCGTCACGGCAGATGGCGCTCTTCGTCGAAGCCGTCACCAGGGCCGGCGCCAAGCTCGTCCTTGTCGGCGATCCGGAACAGCTTCAACCGATCGAAGCGGGCGCCGCCTTCCGTGCGATCGCCGATCGCATCGGCTATGCCGAACTCGAGACGATCTATCGTCAGCGCCAGCAATGGATGCGCGACGCCTCGCTCGATCTCGCTCGTGGCAATGTCCGCAAGGCTGTCGATGCCTACACCGCCCATGGTCGAATGATTGGTTTGAGACTGAAGGACGAGGCCGTCGAAAGCCTGATCGCAGCTTGGGATCGGGACTACGACCCTTCGAAGACCAGCCTGATCCTCGCACACCTTCGCCGCGACGTCCGAAAGCTCAACGATATGGCCCGCGCCAAGCTGGTCGAGCGCGGCGTCGTCGCAGACGGATTTGCGTTCAAGACAGAGGACGGAACCCGCATGTTCGCGACCGGCGACCAGATCGTGTTCCTCAAGAACGAGGGTAGCCTTGGCGTCAAGAACGGCATGCTCGCAAAGGTGCTTGAAGCCGCACCTGGCCGGGTCGTTGCGGAGATTGGTGACGGCGAGAACCGCCGTCAGGTTACGATCGAGCAGCGCTTCTACAACAATCTCGATCACGGCTATGCGACGACGATCCACAAGAGCCAGGGCGCGACAGTCGATCGGGTGAAGGTGCTTGCTTCCCTCTCGTTGGACAGGCATCTCACCTATGTAGCCATGACGCGCCATCGTGAGGATCTCGCAGTCTACTACGGCAGTCGCTCCTTCGCGAAATCCGGCGGCCTCATCCCGATCCTGTCGCGCCGAAACGCCAAGGAAACCAGCCTCGACTACGAGAAGAGCGCTCTCTATCGCCAGGCGTTGCGCTTTGCTGAGGCCCGCGGCCTGCACCTCATGAACGTCGCCCGCACGATCGCACACGATCGCCTCCAATGGGCCGTCCGGCAGAAACAGAAACTCGCCGACCTCGGCGCCCGTCTCGCCGCCATCGGTGCGGCGCTCGGACTGGTCCGCGGCAGCAACAAGCAATCCATCCCGGGCACAATCAAGGAGGCCAAGCCCATGGTATCAGGCATCACCACCTTTCCGAAATCGCTCGACCAGGCTGTCGAAGACAAGCTCGCCGCCGATCCCGGTCTGAAGAAGCAATGGGAGGATGTGTCGACCCGTTTCCAGCTCGTCTACGCGCAACCGGAAGCCGCTTTCAAGGCGATCAATGTCGACGCCATGGTCAAGGACCAATCGATCGCGCAATCCACCCTCGCGAAGGTCGCCGGCGCCCCCGAGAGCTTCGGCGCCCTCAAGGGCAAGACCGGCCTTCTTGCCAGCCGCGCCGACAGGCAGGGCCGGGAAAAAGCCATCGCCAATGTACCGGCGCTCGCCCGGAACCTGGAACGCTATTTTCGTGAGCGGGCCGAGGCTGAGTTGAAACATGAGGCGGAGGAGCGTGCCGTCCGACTGAAGGTATCGGTCGACATCCCGGCACTCTCTCCAGCGGCCAGGCAAACACTCGAGCGTGTCCGTGATGCCATCGATCGCAACGATCTTCCGGCCGGTCTCGAATACGCGCTGGCCGACAAGATGGTCAAAGCGGAATTGGAGGGTTTCGCCAAGGCTGTGTCCGAGCGCTTCGGGGAACGGACCTTCATGCCTCTCGCCGCGAAAGACACTGATGGCAAGACCTTCGAGACCATCACGGCAGGCATGACGGCGGGCCAAAAGGCGGAGGTCCAGTCCGCTTGGAATTCCATGCGGACGGTCCAGCAACTTACTGCTCATGAACGAACGACAGAAGCTCTCAAGCAGGCTGAGACGTTGCGTCAGACGAAGAGCCAAGGGCTCTCGTTGAAATGACGGCGGGAGCTGGAACGCGCCAGGCGATGACCGCGCAACAACGACGAGCGGCTGGGATCATTTTGGTGGCCGCATTAGTCGCCATACTGGCGATCGGCACCGCCCTAGCCGGCGGTTACCGCATCAATCTGACACCGAGCGAGCCACTCGGCCTCTGGCGTATTGTTCCGCTCTATCGTCACGTTGCTGTCAATGACCTGGTGTTCATCTGCCCACCGCCAACCGCGCAAATGCAAGAAGCACGAGCGCGCGGCTATCTCCGTTCCGGTTCCTGCCCGGGCGGCGTCGCGCCGCTGATCAAGACGGTGATCGCGGTCGCCGGACAGCAGGTCGAAATCGGCGCCAGCGTGAGCGTGGAGGGGCGGGTGGTTTCCTCTTCCAATCTCGCAACGCGAGACGGAAGCGATCGGCCGTTGGCGCCGTTTATGAGCGGCGTTGTACCGCCAGAATATGTCTTCCTGCATTCCTCATTCCCCAGCTCCTACGATTCCCGATACTTCGGCCCGGTGCCTGCTTCGGGCATTCTCGGCCTGGCGCAGGAGGTCCTCACGTATGCGCCGTGAGTACATTCGATCGGCGTTACTGATATCCGCTTCGATCGCGATCGGCGTGGTGGGGTGGAGCGGCCATGTGGCTCTATTGCCGGTCGCGACGGGGTTTCCCGTCCTTTGGTCGCTGACGCGGACGAGATTGCTGGCGGCGCTTGTCTCGGCCGGATACTTCCTGGCCGCATCACGGGGGCTGCCGCAAGGTGTGGCCGCCTTTTATTCGTCGGATATCTGGCCGGGCTTGCTGCTCTGGTTTTGTGCGTCCACGAGCTTTGTCATCGTGCATGCCATCCTCTGGACGACGAACGCTTGCACTCGTCCGTTCCGCTATCTCCTTGCGGCCGTCATCATGGCCATGCCGCCGTTCGGCATTACGGGCTGGGCGCATCCCGTCACAGCCGCCGGTATTGTGTTTCCAGGATGGGGATGGTGGGGACTGGGCTTGATCACAGCTGGCCTTGCGGGCCTCGTAACCCGCATTTGGCCAGCTGTCGCCATCGCCTTGACTGGCTTTTGGCTGTGGTCCGCCGCTACCTGGACCGACCCGAAACTACCGGAAGCCCGGCGCGGCGTCGATCTGGAGTTGGGCGCTTCGCTCGGCCGTGACGCCGGTCTTCACCGCCAGCGTGACCTGATCGCAGCGGTGCGTGGCGCGGCCAGTGATGGCGCTCGCTATGTGGTGTTACCGGAAAGCGCGCTCGGCTTCTGGACGCCGACTGTGGAGCGTCTATGGACAGGCGCACTCGCCGATAGCGATGCCACAGTCATCGCCGGCGCCGCAACGGTCGATGCCTCGGGTTACGACAATGTCCTCGTGACGATCGATCGCCAGGGCGCTCGCATCCTTTATCGCGAACGCATGCCGGTTCCCGGCTCGATGTGGCAGCCGTGGCGATCGTTGTTCGGGGAGAGCGGCGGCGCGAAGGCGGATTTTTTCGCAAACCCGGTCGTTTCCATCGGTACCAGCCGGGCAGCACCACTGATTTGCTATGAGCAACTGATCGTTTGGCCGGTCCTCCAGTCCATGCTTCACGATCCGGATCTTATCCTTGCCGTCGGAAACGGTTGGTGGACCGAAGGCACATCCGTCGTCTCCATCCAACGAGCCGCTACCAACGCATGGGCAAAGCTCTTCGCTAAACCGCTTGTCATTGCCTTCAACACCTGAGCGCCAAGGAGACACCATGCTCGACGCCGCCCTAATAAAAGATTGCGCCGACCCTTCCCTCAAGCCCGCTATCGTCGAGCAGTTCGTGGCGGCTGCGGGCTCCGCCGATCCTCTCGCCGTCACCGTCAAATCGGGCGCCCGATTGATCCTCGTGCCGAAACCCAGAACGGCGGACGAGGCGATGGCGATCGTGCGGCAATATGCTGGTCAGGCCGTCGTACGCGTCGGCCTGACACAGTTTCCCGCAGGCGTTGGCGTCAAGGAACCGGCGGATCTGAAACCCGACCTTGTCGATGCCTGCCAAAACCTTCGCAAAGGCACGGCGATGTTCGCCAAGGTGCTGAGGATCGTCGCCAAGTGGTACGGCAACCCAACGAGCAAAGACGTCTTTCCGCAGATTTTCGAGGACGCGGTCTACGCCTGGAAGACCGGCGAGTTCGAGGGAGCGAGCGTGTTTCAAGCTCCTGATCCGGGACGAAGCGTGGCCGCAGACAGTGTGGCGCCCTCAGATGAGGACGAAGCAAACAGCCACAGCAATCCGGAGGGTGCGAAGATTCAAAACCCCGAACAAAGCCCCAGCGTTGG
This genomic interval carries:
- the traG gene encoding Ti-type conjugative transfer system protein TraG; this translates as MTINRIALVILPAALMILVVIGMTGIEHWLSGFGKTETARLAWGRAGIALPYLASAAVGILFLFATAGSINIKQAGWGVVAGCSGTILIATLRETMRLSAFMKTLSADKTVLAFLDPATSIGASAGLLCACFALRVALIGNAAFARAEPKRIQGKRALHGEADWMKLTEAAKLFPDTGGIVIGERYRIDKDSVASQAFRADSAETWGAGGKSPLLCFDGSFGSSHGIVFAGSGGFKTTSVTIPTALKWGGTLIVLDPSNEVAPMVSAHRGGAGRDVFVLDPRKPDIGFNVLDWVGRFGGTKEEDIASVASWIMSDSGGPRGVRDDFFRASALQLLTALIADVCLSGHTDEKEQTLRQVRMNLSEPEPTLRKRLQDIYDNSGSDFVKENVAAFVNMTPETFSGVYANAVKETHWLSYRNYAALVSGRKFSTSDIAAGNTDVFINIDLKTLETHSGLARVIIGSFLNAIYNRDGQIKGRALFLLDEVARLGYMRIVETARDAGRKYGITLTMIYQSIGQMRETYGGRDAASKWFESASWISFAAINDPETADYISRRCGMTTVEIDQVSRNFQAKGSSRTRSKQLAARPLIQPHEVLRMRADEQIVFTAGNAPLRCGRAIWFRREDMKACVGENRFYSMGGREKEGSNSTPAVNANETKPTVTSAGEEG
- the traD gene encoding type IV conjugative transfer system coupling protein TraD produces the protein MSRTMTSDARKKDTREKIELGGLIVKAGLRYEKRALVLGALIDAARRIKGDDGERSRLTALGVEALGNDDQ
- the traC gene encoding conjugal transfer protein TraC, giving the protein MKKPSAKIRDEIAKLQEQLKIAETREAERIGRIALKAGLGDIEIDEAELQAAFDQLNRRFRGGQGGTTGGKKGAGDGSGATSTTAVASGPNAGGTGEA
- the traA gene encoding Ti-type conjugative transfer relaxase TraA, whose protein sequence is MAVPHFSVSVVARGSGRSAVLSAAYRHCAKMEFEREARTIDYTRKQGLLHEEFVIPADAPEWVRSMIADRSIAGASEAFWNKVEVFEKRSDAQLAKDVTIALPIELTAAQNIALVRDFVERHITAKGMVADWVYHDAPGNPHVHLMTTLRPLTEDGFGSKKVAVLAPDGKPIRNDAGKIVYELWAGSTEDFNAFRDGWFACQNKHLALAGLDVRIDGRSFEKQGIDLVPTIHLGAGAKAIERKAEKSDRTQETSASKLERVELQEQRRSENARRIQRRPEIVLDLITRERSVFDERDVAKVLYRYIDDAALFQSLMARILQSPEALRLERERINFATGIRTPAKYTTREMIRLEVEMATRAIWLSGRASHGVREAVLQATFARHSRLSDEQRTAIEDVAGATRIAAVIGRAGAGKTTMMKAAREAWETAGYRVVGGALAGKAAEGLEKEAGIVSRTLSSWELRWNQGRNQLDDKTVFVLDEAGMVSSRQMALFVEAVTRAGAKLVLVGDPEQLQPIEAGAAFRAIADRIGYAELETIYRQRQQWMRDASLDLARGNVRKAVDAYTAHGRMIGLRLKDEAVESLIAAWDRDYDPSKTSLILAHLRRDVRKLNDMARAKLVERGVVADGFAFKTEDGTRMFATGDQIVFLKNEGSLGVKNGMLAKVLEAAPGRVVAEIGDGENRRQVTIEQRFYNNLDHGYATTIHKSQGATVDRVKVLASLSLDRHLTYVAMTRHREDLAVYYGSRSFAKSGGLIPILSRRNAKETSLDYEKSALYRQALRFAEARGLHLMNVARTIAHDRLQWAVRQKQKLADLGARLAAIGAALGLVRGSNKQSIPGTIKEAKPMVSGITTFPKSLDQAVEDKLAADPGLKKQWEDVSTRFQLVYAQPEAAFKAINVDAMVKDQSIAQSTLAKVAGAPESFGALKGKTGLLASRADRQGREKAIANVPALARNLERYFRERAEAELKHEAEERAVRLKVSVDIPALSPAARQTLERVRDAIDRNDLPAGLEYALADKMVKAELEGFAKAVSERFGERTFMPLAAKDTDGKTFETITAGMTAGQKAEVQSAWNSMRTVQQLTAHERTTEALKQAETLRQTKSQGLSLK
- the traF gene encoding conjugative transfer signal peptidase TraF translates to MTAQQRRAAGIILVAALVAILAIGTALAGGYRINLTPSEPLGLWRIVPLYRHVAVNDLVFICPPPTAQMQEARARGYLRSGSCPGGVAPLIKTVIAVAGQQVEIGASVSVEGRVVSSSNLATRDGSDRPLAPFMSGVVPPEYVFLHSSFPSSYDSRYFGPVPASGILGLAQEVLTYAP
- a CDS encoding conjugal transfer protein TraB, whose product is MRREYIRSALLISASIAIGVVGWSGHVALLPVATGFPVLWSLTRTRLLAALVSAGYFLAASRGLPQGVAAFYSSDIWPGLLLWFCASTSFVIVHAILWTTNACTRPFRYLLAAVIMAMPPFGITGWAHPVTAAGIVFPGWGWWGLGLITAGLAGLVTRIWPAVAIALTGFWLWSAATWTDPKLPEARRGVDLELGASLGRDAGLHRQRDLIAAVRGAASDGARYVVLPESALGFWTPTVERLWTGALADSDATVIAGAATVDASGYDNVLVTIDRQGARILYRERMPVPGSMWQPWRSLFGESGGAKADFFANPVVSIGTSRAAPLICYEQLIVWPVLQSMLHDPDLILAVGNGWWTEGTSVVSIQRAATNAWAKLFAKPLVIAFNT
- a CDS encoding TraH family protein, yielding MLDAALIKDCADPSLKPAIVEQFVAAAGSADPLAVTVKSGARLILVPKPRTADEAMAIVRQYAGQAVVRVGLTQFPAGVGVKEPADLKPDLVDACQNLRKGTAMFAKVLRIVAKWYGNPTSKDVFPQIFEDAVYAWKTGEFEGASVFQAPDPGRSVAADSVAPSDEDEANSHSNPEGAKIQNPEQSPSVGTAEIRIDLSRIGAK